One genomic segment of Burkholderia pyrrocinia includes these proteins:
- a CDS encoding RidA family protein → MAETIPVDLPQLAQPFSWATRACGLMFTGHGPVDASGAIVGDTMAAQARITLANLAKAVAAAGATMDDVAQVLVYLSDVKAMPEFDAEYRRHFREPYPNRTCVGVQGFAHPAMRVELVAYVALPAVRT, encoded by the coding sequence ATGGCTGAAACGATTCCGGTCGACTTGCCGCAGCTCGCGCAACCGTTCTCGTGGGCGACCCGCGCGTGCGGGCTGATGTTTACCGGTCACGGGCCGGTCGATGCGTCCGGCGCGATCGTCGGCGACACGATGGCCGCGCAGGCGCGCATCACGCTCGCGAATCTCGCGAAGGCCGTCGCGGCGGCCGGCGCGACGATGGACGATGTCGCGCAGGTGCTCGTCTACCTGTCCGACGTGAAGGCGATGCCCGAATTCGACGCCGAATACCGGCGTCACTTCCGCGAACCGTATCCGAACCGGACGTGCGTCGGCGTGCAGGGCTTCGCGCATCCGGCGATGCGCGTCGAGCTCGTCGCGTACGTCGCGCTGCCGGCGGTGCGCACCTAG
- a CDS encoding porin, whose amino-acid sequence MMKIFRFALPMMAGALAASSAMAQGSVTLYGIVDQSIRYTTHADASNDAVVQMTNGAITNSRWGLKGSEALGGGLKAIFRLESGFEPQNGQLDGALFGRYAYVGLASDWGTVKLGRQATEAFNLFGDLDPLTVGNYTANMWPYFLTQGRASNVVSYDGTFGGLNVGASYGFGGVAGSLGANAYWGTHVSYTQGGLMVGATYQQVRDLNSRAQQAWGAGARYAFGAATLYAGYLGGIDRTGVLDEALLNASGRQVSYGSFADNPRRDAIFYTGASVKVTPAVSVTGVAYYDDIRNVNGIAGNGGKRYTGVIEAEYALSKATQVYATVDYNRVTGGAFTEMPGRGNQTGVAAGLRHLF is encoded by the coding sequence ATGATGAAAATCTTTCGATTCGCACTGCCAATGATGGCGGGCGCGCTCGCCGCAAGCAGCGCGATGGCGCAGGGCAGCGTGACGCTGTACGGCATCGTCGACCAGAGCATCCGCTACACGACACATGCCGACGCATCGAACGATGCGGTCGTGCAGATGACCAACGGCGCGATCACGAACAGCCGCTGGGGGCTGAAGGGCAGCGAAGCGCTCGGCGGCGGGCTGAAGGCGATCTTCCGGTTGGAGAGCGGCTTCGAGCCGCAGAACGGGCAGCTCGACGGCGCGCTGTTCGGCCGCTACGCATACGTCGGCCTCGCGAGCGACTGGGGTACCGTGAAGCTCGGCCGCCAGGCGACCGAGGCGTTCAACCTGTTCGGCGATCTCGATCCGCTGACGGTCGGCAACTACACGGCCAACATGTGGCCGTACTTCCTCACGCAAGGCCGCGCGAGCAACGTCGTCAGCTACGACGGCACGTTCGGCGGGCTGAACGTCGGCGCGAGCTACGGCTTCGGCGGCGTTGCGGGCAGCCTCGGCGCGAACGCATACTGGGGCACGCACGTGTCGTACACGCAGGGCGGGCTGATGGTCGGCGCGACGTACCAGCAGGTGCGCGACCTGAACAGCCGCGCGCAGCAGGCCTGGGGCGCGGGCGCGCGCTACGCGTTCGGCGCGGCGACGCTGTACGCGGGTTATCTCGGCGGCATCGACCGCACGGGCGTGCTTGACGAGGCGCTGTTGAACGCGTCGGGCCGCCAGGTGAGCTACGGTTCGTTCGCGGACAACCCGCGCCGCGACGCGATCTTCTACACGGGCGCGAGCGTCAAGGTCACGCCGGCCGTGTCGGTGACGGGCGTCGCGTATTACGACGACATCCGCAACGTCAACGGGATCGCCGGCAACGGCGGCAAGCGCTATACGGGCGTGATCGAGGCGGAGTACGCGCTGTCGAAGGCGACCCAGGTCTACGCGACGGTCGACTACAACCGCGTGACTGGCGGCGCGTTCACCGAAATGCCCGGGCGCGGCAACCAGACGGGCGTCGCGGCCGGCCTGCGCCATCTGTTCTGA
- a CDS encoding amino acid permease yields the protein MQPEGQFQHIAAREQGLRRTLSARQMAMIAIGGAIGTGLFLGSGFAIGFAGPSVLVSYAIGAFISLLLMGCLAEMTVAHPTSGSFGAYAEHYVSPWAGFLVRYAYWACIVLAVGTEVTAIALYMKYWLPGVPGWLWIVGFSALLVFVNARSVDVFGAVEYGFSVVKIAAIVGFIVLGAYVVFGNPGLVGDGTARAGFHHYTDRGGFFPKGLWGTWVAVIVSIFSYLSIEMIAVAAGEAEDPERAVTRAFRSTIVRLVLFYLVTLALMLAIVPWTAAGRDESPFVKVMEAIHLPGAAGLINFVVLVAALSAMNSQLYITTRMMFSLSRAGHAPKALGEVNARGVPFGALMLSTLGIALATVLSVLYPDASFTIMMAVSMFGALFTWMMIFVTHYCFRRRRAALGLPAPAFRMRGFPLLTLLGAGLMLAVMVTTYFTAEFHMTLIFGIPFLVALSVVYAVWYRRARPVLQPEAK from the coding sequence ATGCAACCAGAAGGGCAATTCCAGCATATCGCGGCGCGCGAGCAAGGCCTGCGCCGCACGCTTTCCGCACGGCAGATGGCGATGATCGCGATCGGCGGCGCCATCGGCACCGGCCTCTTTCTCGGCAGCGGCTTCGCGATCGGCTTCGCGGGTCCGAGCGTGCTCGTCAGCTATGCGATCGGCGCGTTCATCTCGCTGCTGCTGATGGGCTGTCTCGCCGAGATGACGGTCGCGCACCCGACATCCGGTTCGTTCGGCGCATACGCCGAACATTACGTGAGCCCGTGGGCCGGGTTCCTCGTGCGCTACGCGTACTGGGCGTGCATCGTGCTCGCGGTCGGCACCGAGGTCACCGCGATCGCGCTGTACATGAAGTACTGGCTCCCCGGCGTGCCGGGCTGGCTGTGGATCGTCGGTTTCTCGGCGCTGCTGGTATTCGTCAACGCGCGCAGCGTCGACGTGTTCGGCGCGGTCGAATACGGCTTCTCGGTCGTGAAGATCGCGGCGATCGTCGGCTTCATCGTGCTCGGCGCGTATGTCGTGTTCGGCAATCCGGGGCTGGTCGGCGACGGCACGGCACGCGCGGGCTTCCACCATTACACGGATCGCGGCGGCTTCTTTCCGAAGGGCCTGTGGGGGACGTGGGTTGCGGTGATCGTGTCGATCTTCAGCTACCTGAGCATCGAGATGATCGCGGTCGCGGCCGGCGAAGCGGAGGATCCCGAGCGTGCGGTCACGCGTGCGTTCCGCTCGACCATCGTGCGGCTCGTGCTGTTCTACCTCGTCACGCTCGCGCTGATGCTCGCGATCGTCCCGTGGACGGCGGCGGGGCGCGACGAAAGCCCGTTCGTGAAGGTGATGGAGGCGATCCACCTGCCGGGCGCGGCCGGGCTGATCAACTTCGTCGTGCTGGTTGCCGCGCTGTCCGCGATGAACAGCCAGCTCTACATCACGACGCGGATGATGTTCAGCCTGTCGCGCGCGGGGCACGCGCCGAAGGCGCTCGGCGAAGTGAACGCGCGCGGCGTGCCGTTCGGCGCGCTGATGCTGTCGACGCTCGGCATCGCGCTCGCGACGGTGCTGAGCGTGCTGTATCCGGACGCGTCGTTCACGATCATGATGGCGGTGTCGATGTTCGGCGCGCTGTTCACGTGGATGATGATCTTCGTCACGCATTACTGCTTCCGGCGGCGCCGCGCGGCGCTCGGCCTGCCGGCGCCCGCGTTCCGGATGCGCGGCTTCCCGCTGCTGACGCTGCTCGGTGCGGGCCTGATGCTCGCGGTGATGGTGACGACCTACTTCACGGCCGAATTCCACATGACGCTGATCTTCGGCATCCCGTTCCTGGTCGCGCTGTCGGTCGTGTACGCGGTGTGGTATCGGCGTGCGCGGCCGGTGCTGCAGCCCGAAGCGAAATAG
- a CDS encoding LysR family transcriptional regulator has product MELRQLRYFVAVAEELHFGRAAKRLFISQPALSFDIRKFEDALGVQLFSRTNKTVALTNAGEVLLGEARRLLLQAAEAERLTVRSASGLAGRLRIGFVHSMLYRGLPDAVRRFEADYPGVEVVLSEMNTQAQVQAIQRGQIDLGYAHWGHFPPEVESVPVYAEPFVCCLPAAHPLARRRQVALAALAAEPFILFPREAAPHYHDLIIAQCVNAGFSPLIRHEARLWQTILSMIEFGMGVALVPRVLQQVKSDRLAFRPLKDASLESRTLALKRSGTAEPVALRFADYVRASIDALPALAG; this is encoded by the coding sequence ATGGAACTGAGGCAATTGCGCTACTTCGTGGCGGTCGCCGAGGAACTGCATTTCGGGCGCGCGGCGAAGCGCCTGTTCATCTCGCAGCCAGCGCTGAGTTTCGACATCCGCAAGTTCGAGGACGCACTCGGCGTGCAGCTTTTCTCGCGCACCAACAAGACCGTCGCGCTGACCAACGCGGGCGAGGTGCTGCTCGGCGAAGCGCGCCGGCTGCTGCTGCAGGCGGCCGAGGCCGAGCGCCTGACGGTGCGCTCCGCGTCCGGCCTCGCGGGCCGGCTGCGAATCGGCTTCGTCCATTCGATGCTGTATCGCGGGCTGCCCGATGCGGTGCGGCGCTTCGAGGCCGACTACCCGGGCGTGGAGGTCGTGCTGAGCGAGATGAACACGCAGGCGCAGGTGCAGGCGATCCAGCGCGGCCAGATCGATCTCGGCTATGCGCACTGGGGCCACTTCCCGCCCGAGGTCGAATCGGTGCCCGTCTACGCGGAACCGTTCGTGTGCTGCCTGCCGGCCGCGCATCCGCTCGCGCGGCGCAGGCAGGTCGCGCTCGCCGCGCTCGCGGCGGAACCGTTCATCCTGTTCCCGCGCGAAGCCGCGCCGCACTATCACGACCTGATCATCGCGCAGTGCGTGAACGCGGGATTCAGCCCGCTGATCCGCCACGAGGCGCGGCTGTGGCAGACGATCCTGTCGATGATCGAGTTCGGGATGGGCGTCGCGCTGGTGCCGCGCGTGCTGCAGCAGGTGAAAAGCGACCGGCTCGCGTTCCGGCCGCTGAAGGACGCATCGCTCGAATCGCGCACGCTCGCACTGAAGCGCAGCGGCACCGCCGAACCGGTGGCGCTGCGCTTCGCCGACTACGTGCGCGCATCGATCGACGCGCTGCCCGCGCTCGCGGGCTGA
- a CDS encoding acyl-CoA dehydrogenase family protein — MNDTARTPDTGASNIPDSRGIDFFTADPDLGALLKLHLGDAHYAELEPQLRALGARVSGELDEWASRADKHPPVLEHRNRRGEAVQRIDKDPAYVALERVAYAELGLASLSHGSASVPPLVKYALTFLFVQAEFGLCCPVSMTDSLTRTLRRFGDPALVARYLPMLASRDFDTLYQGAMFMTEQAAGSDVGRIATRASRETDAHGETVWRLSGDKWFCSNADADLAMVLARPDGAPDGIKGLALFLLPKTLPDGTRNRYRIVRLKDKLGSRSMASGEIALEGAQAYLIGEIGRGFHQMADMINMSRLSNGVRAAGLMRRALNEALHVAAHREAFGRKLIEMPLMQRQLMKMLLPAEAARAMFMQIALLLPQADAGDEQAARCVRILTPLIKFRACRDARRVTGDAMEVRGGIGYIEEWSDARVVRDAHLGSIWEGTSNIVALDVARAAQREHALDALRAFLGDRLGAAPLPDASRAALRRILARACDALERVAAEGDDARVRQAASALYYASAAVLMACEGARLAPDFRRLALAHLVVRHKLLPVDPLAPASRDDESAAFDALLRGTPIALDTALDLLPEVER, encoded by the coding sequence ATGAACGACACCGCCCGCACGCCGGATACCGGCGCATCCAATATCCCCGACAGCCGGGGCATCGATTTCTTCACCGCCGATCCCGATCTCGGCGCGTTGCTGAAGCTGCATCTCGGCGACGCGCACTATGCCGAACTCGAGCCGCAGCTCCGTGCGCTCGGCGCGCGCGTGTCCGGCGAGCTCGACGAATGGGCATCGCGCGCGGACAAGCACCCGCCCGTGCTCGAGCACCGCAACCGGCGCGGCGAGGCCGTGCAGCGGATCGACAAGGATCCCGCGTATGTCGCGCTCGAACGCGTCGCATATGCGGAGCTCGGGCTCGCGTCGTTGAGCCACGGTTCCGCATCCGTACCGCCGCTCGTCAAGTACGCGCTGACGTTCCTGTTCGTACAGGCGGAATTCGGGCTGTGCTGCCCGGTCAGCATGACCGATTCGCTGACGCGCACGCTGCGCCGCTTCGGCGATCCGGCGCTCGTCGCGCGCTACCTGCCGATGCTCGCGTCGCGCGACTTCGACACGCTGTACCAGGGCGCGATGTTCATGACCGAACAGGCGGCCGGCTCCGACGTCGGCCGCATCGCGACGCGCGCGTCGCGCGAGACCGACGCGCACGGCGAGACCGTCTGGCGCCTGAGCGGCGACAAGTGGTTCTGCTCGAACGCGGACGCCGATCTCGCGATGGTGCTCGCGCGGCCTGACGGCGCACCGGACGGCATCAAGGGCCTCGCGCTGTTCCTGCTGCCGAAGACGCTGCCGGACGGCACGCGCAACCGCTACCGGATCGTGCGATTGAAGGACAAGCTCGGCAGCCGTTCGATGGCGAGCGGCGAGATCGCGCTCGAAGGCGCGCAGGCCTACCTGATCGGCGAGATCGGCCGCGGTTTTCACCAGATGGCCGACATGATCAACATGTCGCGTTTGTCGAACGGCGTGCGTGCGGCCGGGCTGATGCGGCGCGCGCTGAACGAGGCGCTGCATGTCGCCGCGCACCGCGAGGCGTTCGGCCGCAAGCTGATCGAGATGCCGCTGATGCAGCGCCAGTTGATGAAGATGCTGTTGCCCGCCGAGGCCGCGCGCGCGATGTTCATGCAGATCGCGCTGCTGCTGCCGCAGGCCGATGCGGGCGACGAGCAGGCCGCGCGCTGTGTGCGGATCCTGACGCCATTGATCAAGTTCCGCGCGTGCCGCGATGCGCGCCGCGTGACGGGCGATGCGATGGAAGTGCGCGGCGGCATCGGCTACATCGAGGAATGGAGCGACGCGCGGGTCGTGCGCGATGCGCATCTCGGCTCGATCTGGGAAGGCACGAGCAACATCGTCGCGCTTGACGTCGCGCGTGCCGCGCAGCGCGAGCATGCGCTCGACGCGCTGCGCGCGTTCCTCGGCGACCGGCTCGGCGCGGCGCCGCTGCCCGACGCGAGCCGCGCGGCGCTGCGGCGCATTCTCGCGCGTGCATGCGACGCGCTCGAGCGCGTCGCAGCGGAAGGCGACGACGCGCGCGTGCGGCAGGCCGCCTCCGCGCTGTACTACGCGAGCGCGGCCGTGCTGATGGCTTGCGAGGGGGCACGGCTCGCACCGGATTTCCGGCGCCTCGCGCTCGCGCACCTGGTCGTGCGCCACAAGCTGCTGCCGGTCGATCCGCTCGCGCCGGCCTCGCGCGACGACGAATCGGCCGCATTCGACGCGCTGCTGCGCGGCACGCCGATCGCGCTCGACACGGCGCTCGACCTGCTGCCGGAGGTCGAGCGATGA
- a CDS encoding CaiB/BaiF CoA transferase family protein codes for MNATRGALDGLKVVDLSRVLGGPYCTQALADHGATVVKIEPPAGDETRGWGPPFLGDTAWYFMGVNRNKEGLALDLSRDEGRAILWRLLEEADVLVENFKPGTLARWGMDYARDLQPRFPRLIHCAVTGFGEDGPLGGLPGYDAVIQAMAGLMSVNGEHDGDATRIGLPIVDMVTGLNALAGILLALAEREKSGRGQSIDIALYDCGVSLLHPHLPNFFGSGRVPARSGNAHPNIAPYDSYRTATVPIFLAVGNDRQFARLVAHLGAPALAGDPRFVDNRSRCAHRPELKAELEARLAAHACEPLARDLMAAGVPCGPVRTVADVAHDPHALHRNLFVEIGAYRGTASPVKLSRTPATYRTPPPALGRDTRAVLDRLGVDRALQQQLLEAGVLKTAPGQAPD; via the coding sequence ATGAACGCGACGCGAGGCGCACTGGACGGCCTGAAGGTGGTCGACCTGAGCCGCGTGCTCGGCGGCCCGTACTGCACGCAGGCGCTCGCCGACCACGGTGCGACGGTGGTCAAGATCGAGCCGCCGGCCGGCGACGAGACGCGCGGCTGGGGGCCGCCGTTCCTTGGCGACACGGCGTGGTACTTCATGGGCGTCAACCGCAACAAGGAAGGGCTCGCGCTCGACCTGTCGCGCGACGAAGGGCGCGCGATCCTGTGGCGCCTGCTCGAAGAGGCCGACGTGCTCGTCGAGAACTTCAAGCCCGGCACGCTCGCGCGCTGGGGGATGGACTATGCGCGCGACCTGCAGCCGCGCTTCCCGCGCCTGATCCACTGCGCGGTGACGGGCTTCGGTGAAGATGGCCCGCTCGGCGGGCTGCCCGGCTACGACGCGGTGATCCAGGCGATGGCGGGCCTGATGAGCGTCAACGGCGAACACGACGGCGATGCGACGCGCATCGGCTTGCCGATCGTCGACATGGTCACGGGGCTCAACGCGCTCGCAGGCATCCTGCTGGCGCTCGCGGAGCGCGAGAAGAGCGGGCGCGGGCAGTCGATCGACATCGCGCTGTACGACTGCGGCGTGTCGCTGCTGCATCCGCACCTGCCGAACTTCTTCGGCTCGGGGCGCGTGCCGGCGCGCAGCGGCAACGCGCATCCGAACATCGCGCCGTACGACAGCTACCGCACGGCGACCGTGCCGATCTTCCTCGCGGTCGGCAACGACCGGCAGTTCGCGCGGCTCGTCGCGCATCTCGGCGCGCCGGCGCTAGCGGGCGATCCGCGCTTCGTCGACAACCGCAGCCGCTGCGCGCACCGGCCCGAGCTGAAGGCCGAACTGGAGGCGCGACTCGCCGCGCACGCCTGCGAGCCGCTCGCGCGCGACCTGATGGCGGCCGGCGTGCCGTGCGGGCCGGTGCGAACGGTGGCCGACGTCGCGCACGATCCGCATGCGCTGCACCGGAACCTGTTCGTCGAGATCGGCGCGTATCGCGGCACCGCGTCGCCGGTGAAGCTGTCGCGCACGCCGGCCACCTACCGAACGCCGCCGCCCGCGCTCGGCCGCGACACGCGCGCGGTGCTCGATCGGCTCGGCGTCGATCGCGCGCTGCAGCAGCAACTGCTCGAGGCCGGCGTGCTGAAAACGGCACCCGGCCAGGCGCCCGACTAG